From Cheilinus undulatus linkage group 18, ASM1832078v1, whole genome shotgun sequence, the proteins below share one genomic window:
- the gale gene encoding UDP-glucose 4-epimerase isoform X3, with translation MAEKVLVTGGAGYIGSHCVVELIEAGYQPVVVDNFSNAVRGEGDVPESIRRIEKLLDTKIEFHELDLLDQPGLEKLFKKHSFSAVIHFAGLKAVGESVELPLRYYRVNLTASMNLLEVMQAHRVHNLVFSSSATVYGDPQRLPIDEQHPVGGCTNPYGKTKYFIEEMIKDHCKAEKDWNAVLLRYFNPIGAHSSGLIGEDPQGIPNNLLPYVAQVAIGRRQCLSVFGNDYDTPDGTGVRDYIHVVDLAKGHIAALKKLKEDCGCKVYNLGTGRGYSVLQMVKAMEKASGREISYKIAPRRGGDIASCYADPCLAEKELGWKASFDLERMFFCVFLYLSR, from the exons atggcagaaaaggtgCTGGTCACAGGTGGAGCGGGTTACATTGGGAGCCACTGTGTGGTGGAGCTCATTGAAGCAGGCTACCAGCCGGTCGTAGTGGATAACTTCAGTAACGCTGTAAGAG GAGAAGGTGACGTGCCAGAAAGCATACGAAGGATAGAGAAGCTCCTAGACACCAAAATTGAGTTTCATGAATTAGATCTTTTGGACCAGCCTGGCTTGGAAAAACTCTTCAAAAAG CATTCTTTCAGCGCAGTGATACACTTTGCTGGTCTAAAGGCTGTTGGAGAATCAGTTGAGCTGCCCTTACGCTACTACAGGGTCAACCTTACTGCCTCTATGAACCTGCTTGAG GTGATGCAGGCTCACAGGGTGCACAATCTGGTCTTCAGCAGCTCTGCCACAGTGTACGGAGACCCTCAGCGCCTTCCCATCGATGAGCAGCATCCCGTTGGTGGCTGCACCAACCCCTACGGCAAGACCAAGTACTTTATTGAGGAGATGATCAAGGACCACTGTAAAGCTGAGAAG GACTGGAATGCAGTGCTGCTTCGTTATTTCAATCCAATTGGAGCTCACTCATCTGGCCTGATAGGAGAGGATCCTCAGGGTATCCCCAACAACCTGCTGCCATATGTTGCCCAG GTTGCCATTGGAAGAAGACAGTGCCTCAGTGTATTTGGAAATGATTATGACACACCTGATGGCACAG GTGTGAGAGATTATATCCATGTTGTTGATCTGGCAAAAGGACACATAGCAGCTCTAAAGAAGCTGAAGGAAGACTGCGGGTGCaag GTTTACAACCTTGGAACAGGAAGAGGCTACTCTGTGCTCCAGATGGTGAAAGCCATGGAAAAAGCTTCAGGGAGAGAG ATCTCGTACAAAATCGCCCCACGGAGAGGTGGAGACATAGCATCCTGCTATGCTGACCCTTGTCTAGCTGAGAAGGAGCTGGGCTGGAAGGCCAGCTTTGACCTGGAAAGAATGT ttttctgtgtatttttgtacCTTTCCAGGTGA
- the gale gene encoding UDP-glucose 4-epimerase isoform X1 — MAEKVLVTGGAGYIGSHCVVELIEAGYQPVVVDNFSNAVRGEGDVPESIRRIEKLLDTKIEFHELDLLDQPGLEKLFKKHSFSAVIHFAGLKAVGESVELPLRYYRVNLTASMNLLEVMQAHRVHNLVFSSSATVYGDPQRLPIDEQHPVGGCTNPYGKTKYFIEEMIKDHCKAEKDWNAVLLRYFNPIGAHSSGLIGEDPQGIPNNLLPYVAQVAIGRRQCLSVFGNDYDTPDGTGVRDYIHVVDLAKGHIAALKKLKEDCGCKVYNLGTGRGYSVLQMVKAMEKASGREISYKIAPRRGGDIASCYADPCLAEKELGWKASFDLERMCEDLWRWQSMNPTGFSNGTAS, encoded by the exons atggcagaaaaggtgCTGGTCACAGGTGGAGCGGGTTACATTGGGAGCCACTGTGTGGTGGAGCTCATTGAAGCAGGCTACCAGCCGGTCGTAGTGGATAACTTCAGTAACGCTGTAAGAG GAGAAGGTGACGTGCCAGAAAGCATACGAAGGATAGAGAAGCTCCTAGACACCAAAATTGAGTTTCATGAATTAGATCTTTTGGACCAGCCTGGCTTGGAAAAACTCTTCAAAAAG CATTCTTTCAGCGCAGTGATACACTTTGCTGGTCTAAAGGCTGTTGGAGAATCAGTTGAGCTGCCCTTACGCTACTACAGGGTCAACCTTACTGCCTCTATGAACCTGCTTGAG GTGATGCAGGCTCACAGGGTGCACAATCTGGTCTTCAGCAGCTCTGCCACAGTGTACGGAGACCCTCAGCGCCTTCCCATCGATGAGCAGCATCCCGTTGGTGGCTGCACCAACCCCTACGGCAAGACCAAGTACTTTATTGAGGAGATGATCAAGGACCACTGTAAAGCTGAGAAG GACTGGAATGCAGTGCTGCTTCGTTATTTCAATCCAATTGGAGCTCACTCATCTGGCCTGATAGGAGAGGATCCTCAGGGTATCCCCAACAACCTGCTGCCATATGTTGCCCAG GTTGCCATTGGAAGAAGACAGTGCCTCAGTGTATTTGGAAATGATTATGACACACCTGATGGCACAG GTGTGAGAGATTATATCCATGTTGTTGATCTGGCAAAAGGACACATAGCAGCTCTAAAGAAGCTGAAGGAAGACTGCGGGTGCaag GTTTACAACCTTGGAACAGGAAGAGGCTACTCTGTGCTCCAGATGGTGAAAGCCATGGAAAAAGCTTCAGGGAGAGAG ATCTCGTACAAAATCGCCCCACGGAGAGGTGGAGACATAGCATCCTGCTATGCTGACCCTTGTCTAGCTGAGAAGGAGCTGGGCTGGAAGGCCAGCTTTGACCTGGAAAGAATGT GTGAGGATCTGTGGCGCTGGCAGTCAATGAACCCCACTGGATTTTCCAATGGTACAGCCTCATGA
- the gale gene encoding UDP-glucose 4-epimerase isoform X2 produces MAEKVLVTGGAGYIGSHCVVELIEAGYQPVVVDNFSNAVREGDVPESIRRIEKLLDTKIEFHELDLLDQPGLEKLFKKHSFSAVIHFAGLKAVGESVELPLRYYRVNLTASMNLLEVMQAHRVHNLVFSSSATVYGDPQRLPIDEQHPVGGCTNPYGKTKYFIEEMIKDHCKAEKDWNAVLLRYFNPIGAHSSGLIGEDPQGIPNNLLPYVAQVAIGRRQCLSVFGNDYDTPDGTGVRDYIHVVDLAKGHIAALKKLKEDCGCKVYNLGTGRGYSVLQMVKAMEKASGREISYKIAPRRGGDIASCYADPCLAEKELGWKASFDLERMCEDLWRWQSMNPTGFSNGTAS; encoded by the exons atggcagaaaaggtgCTGGTCACAGGTGGAGCGGGTTACATTGGGAGCCACTGTGTGGTGGAGCTCATTGAAGCAGGCTACCAGCCGGTCGTAGTGGATAACTTCAGTAACGCTGTAAGAG AAGGTGACGTGCCAGAAAGCATACGAAGGATAGAGAAGCTCCTAGACACCAAAATTGAGTTTCATGAATTAGATCTTTTGGACCAGCCTGGCTTGGAAAAACTCTTCAAAAAG CATTCTTTCAGCGCAGTGATACACTTTGCTGGTCTAAAGGCTGTTGGAGAATCAGTTGAGCTGCCCTTACGCTACTACAGGGTCAACCTTACTGCCTCTATGAACCTGCTTGAG GTGATGCAGGCTCACAGGGTGCACAATCTGGTCTTCAGCAGCTCTGCCACAGTGTACGGAGACCCTCAGCGCCTTCCCATCGATGAGCAGCATCCCGTTGGTGGCTGCACCAACCCCTACGGCAAGACCAAGTACTTTATTGAGGAGATGATCAAGGACCACTGTAAAGCTGAGAAG GACTGGAATGCAGTGCTGCTTCGTTATTTCAATCCAATTGGAGCTCACTCATCTGGCCTGATAGGAGAGGATCCTCAGGGTATCCCCAACAACCTGCTGCCATATGTTGCCCAG GTTGCCATTGGAAGAAGACAGTGCCTCAGTGTATTTGGAAATGATTATGACACACCTGATGGCACAG GTGTGAGAGATTATATCCATGTTGTTGATCTGGCAAAAGGACACATAGCAGCTCTAAAGAAGCTGAAGGAAGACTGCGGGTGCaag GTTTACAACCTTGGAACAGGAAGAGGCTACTCTGTGCTCCAGATGGTGAAAGCCATGGAAAAAGCTTCAGGGAGAGAG ATCTCGTACAAAATCGCCCCACGGAGAGGTGGAGACATAGCATCCTGCTATGCTGACCCTTGTCTAGCTGAGAAGGAGCTGGGCTGGAAGGCCAGCTTTGACCTGGAAAGAATGT GTGAGGATCTGTGGCGCTGGCAGTCAATGAACCCCACTGGATTTTCCAATGGTACAGCCTCATGA
- the zbtb8a gene encoding zinc finger and BTB domain-containing protein 8A translates to MDMVADLGASRLYRAPGESSHQQPQRWFNTADITVAHQSNLLKQLNQQRRQELFCDCNVLVEGQLFRAHRNVLFASSGYFRMLLSQGPDGLSDSVNATFDVFSPETFTVILDFIYSGQLDLSSHNVIEVMSAASYLQMNNVINYCKNFIKSSLDISVKDEDSERCLSLSETCSFTSGTGEEISEQQQGPHSVSPPPALWTRDNSRSQSSFMGKESEQEAMATAPKTNPSSPADDLNAEADDLQDPQDPLYTLPGSERRRGKGGTKRRAPNSTRSNQHEDFAIQEARAQKAEKAEELYATLPAIVGVIGHFNKDSNPIMRFKCPFCTHTVKRKADLKRHLRCHTGERPYPCQACNKRFTRLEHLRSHFETIHQARKLVCRKCKCQVTEETGHVVCEGTRRYRMCTACIQEVGCDQMPMDSLEGTNDEPALLLGVDGEEEGDTKGSWMVTDDDDLAEDSGADLIIQQVDDSDEELQ, encoded by the exons atggataTGGTGGCGGACTTGGGGGCGAGTAGACTCTATCGGGCGCCGGGTGAATCGAGTCACCA GCAGCCTCAGAGATGGTTCAACACAGCTGACATCACAGTGGCTCACCAAAGCAACCTGCTCAAGCAACTCAACCAGCAGCGCCGCCAAGAGCTTTTTTGTGACTGCAATGTGCTGGTGGAGGGCCAGCTCTTCAGGGCCCACCGCAATGTCTTGTTCGCCAGCAGTGGCTACTTCCGCATGCTGCTGTCCCAGGGGCCAGATGGGCTGTCCGACTCTGTCAACGCCACCTTTGATGTCTTCAGCCCAGAGACTTTCACCGTCATCCTGGATTTCATCTACTCTGGGCAGCTTGACCTCTCCAGTCACAATGTGATTGAGGTGATGTCTGCGGCCAGCTATTTGCAGATGAACAATGTCATCAACTACTGCAAGAACTTCATCAAATCCTCTTTGGACATCAGTGTGAAAGATGAAGACAGTGAGCGATGCCTCAGCTTGTCTGAGACCTGCAGTTTCACCAGTGGAACAGGAGAAGAGATTTCGGAGCAGCAGCAAGGGCCCCATTCTGTCAGCCCACCACCAGCGCTCTGGACACGGGACAACTCTAGATCCCAGTCTAGTTTTATGGGAAAGGAGTCAGAGCAGGAGGCAATGGCCACAGCCCCAAAGACTAACCCCAGCAGCCCAGCTGATGACCTCAATGCTGAGGCAGACGACCTTCAGGACCCTCAGGATCCTCTGTACACTTTGCCAGGATCGGAACGCCGGCGAGGTAAAGGGGGAACGAAGAGGAGAGCACCCAACAGTACCCGCTCAAATCAGCATGAAGACTTTGCCATTCAGGAGGCAAGGGCTCAGAAAGCTGAAAAGGCAGAGGAGCTATATGCTACTCTACCTGCTATAGTTGGAGTTATTGGGCACTTTAATAAAG ACTCCAACCCTATAATGCGCTTCAAATGCCCTTTCTGCACGCACACAGTGAAGAGGAAGGCAGACCTGAAGCGTCACTTGCGCTGTCACACCGGAGAGAGGCCCTATCCCTGCCAGGCCTGCAATAAACGATTTACCCGTCTGGAGCATCTGCGTAGCCATTTTGAAACA ATTCATCAAGCCAGGAAGTTGGTGTGCAGGAAGTGTAAATGTCAGGTGACAGAGGAGACTGGTCATGTGGTGTGTGAGGGCACACGACGCTATCGCATGTGCACTGCATGCATCCAGGAAGTGGGCTGTGACCAGATGCCCATGGACAGTCTAGAAGGGACGAATGATGAGCCAGCCCTGTTACTTGGGGTGgatggggaggaggagggggacaCCAAGGGCAGCTGGATGGTAACAGATGATGATGACCTGGCTGAAGACTCAGGAGCTGACCTCATCATCCAACAAGTGGACGACAGCGATGAAGAGCTGCAATGA